The window GATCCAATCCGCCTCTCAAGCGGTTGAAGAGCTGGATGCAAACGCAGCGCAGATTGATGAAGTGGTAACGACCATCAACGGTATCTCTGAGCAAACTAACCTACTCGCCTTGAACGCTGCGATTGAAGCAGCTCGTGCAGGCGAACAAGGTCGTGGCTTTGCCGTTGTTGCTGATGAAGTTCGTGCTCTTGCGGGTCGCACTCAACAAGCGACGGTAGAGATTCAAGCTATGATTGAAGCGCTACAACGTAACAGCCAATCGCTCACCAAGCTGATGGAAGTAACGGTTCACAATGCGAATGAAGGTCAGACTCTGATGGCAGAAGTAAATCACGAGATCGGCTCACTAACAGATAAGAACCAAACTATCTCTGACAGCAGCATCCAAATTGCAACCGCTGCAGAAGAGCAAGGCGTCGTGGCTGACAATATTGCTTCAAGCGTTGAAGAAGTCCGCATCCAAGCAAACAATGTGTGTATGATGATCAGCACAACGTCGCAAAACGTTGAGCAGCTTCGAGCTCAAAGTGACACCATGGAGTCGCTACTGACAGGCCTTAAAGCTTAGTCATATGAAGCTTGGTTATAAGTTGAAAAATCAGGGTCACTTCGGTGGCCCTTTTTTGTACCTAGCGCTAGTTTCTTACCACCTTAAGGTGGTCCTTTGTTCCGGTTCTCGGCATATAATTAAAGCTTCTACAAATGATTGGATTGTCGATGGATATTGCTTTTGCGGGCAACATCCCGGACAATACGCCCCTTTCAAAATTCAACAAGAGCTAAAGAAATGACAGCTGCTATCTATTTGGTTAAAGGTCGTGAGAAGTCGGTTAAGCGCAAGCACCCTTGGATCTTCTCTCGAGGCATCAGTAAAGTTGAGGGCGAACCCGCTCTTGGCGAAACCGTTGATGTATTCACTCACGACGGAAAATGGCTAGCTAAAGCGGCGTATTCTCCAGCTTCTCAAATTCGTGCTCGTATCTGGAGTTTTAAAAAAGAAGAGATCAACAAAGCCTTCTTCGTTAAGCGTTTCAACAATGCTCAGCTTCTTCGTGAAGACATTATCGAGCGCGATGGCCTAACTGGCTACCGTCTTATCGCGGCAGAGTCTGATGGTATGCCTGGCGTTACTATCGACCGCTACCAAAACTTCTTTGTGTGCCAGCTTCTAAGTGCGGGCGCAGAATACAACAAGCAAGCGATTGTTGATGCTTTGGTTGAGTGCTTCCCTGACTGCAACGTTTACGAGCGTTCAGACGTCGCGGTACGTAAGAAAGAAGGTTTGAAAGAAACCACTGGCGTTCTGCATGGTGAAGAGCCACCAAAATCTGTGGTAATCGAAGAAAACGGCGTGAAAATCAGTGTCGATATCGTCGGTGGCCATAAAACGGGGTTCTATCTAGACCAACGTGACAGCCGCCAACAAGCGATGAAGTACTTGAAAGACAAAGAAGTTCTGAACTGTTTCTCGTACACCGGCGGCTTTGGTCTTTACGCACTAAAAGGCGGCGCAAAACGCGTTATCAACGCAGACGTATCACAACCTGCTCTAGATACTGCAAAATTCAACGCAGAGCTGAACGAGTTTGATATCTCGAAAAAGCGTGCTGTGTTCCTAAACGCAGACGTGTTCAAATTGCTACGCGAATACCGTGACCAAGGTACGAAGTTCGATGTTGTGATCATGGATCCACCAAAGTTTGCAGAGAGCAAAGCACAGCTAAACGGTGCATGTCGTGGCTACAAAGACATCAACATGTTGGCGATGCAAATTCTAAACCCGGGTGGCACGTTACTGACCTACTCTTGCTCAGGCTTAATGGACCAAGTTCTGTTCCAAAAAATCATTGCTGACGCCGCAGTAGATGCAAACCGCCAAGTTAAGTTTGTAGAGCGTTTTGAACAAGCAGCCGACCACCCAACGGATACGGCCTACCCAGAAGGTTTCTACCTAAAAGGATTTGCGTGTAAGGTTCTATAATCGGGCTTAGTCATAGCCAACGATAAAGAATTGAAGCAAAGAAAAAGGGCCTGTTGGCCCTTTTTTATTATGAGTCTAAATTAACTTTCGTGAGAGCCGATAAGACATCTCTTTCAAAGTCCAAATTTCCGATGATCAAATCGCTAAACTCGGAAGCTCCTTTTTCAATGACGATCGTT is drawn from Vibrio campbellii CAIM 519 = NBRC 15631 = ATCC 25920 and contains these coding sequences:
- a CDS encoding class I SAM-dependent methyltransferase; this encodes MTAAIYLVKGREKSVKRKHPWIFSRGISKVEGEPALGETVDVFTHDGKWLAKAAYSPASQIRARIWSFKKEEINKAFFVKRFNNAQLLREDIIERDGLTGYRLIAAESDGMPGVTIDRYQNFFVCQLLSAGAEYNKQAIVDALVECFPDCNVYERSDVAVRKKEGLKETTGVLHGEEPPKSVVIEENGVKISVDIVGGHKTGFYLDQRDSRQQAMKYLKDKEVLNCFSYTGGFGLYALKGGAKRVINADVSQPALDTAKFNAELNEFDISKKRAVFLNADVFKLLREYRDQGTKFDVVIMDPPKFAESKAQLNGACRGYKDINMLAMQILNPGGTLLTYSCSGLMDQVLFQKIIADAAVDANRQVKFVERFEQAADHPTDTAYPEGFYLKGFACKVL